From Drosophila yakuba strain Tai18E2 chromosome 2L, Prin_Dyak_Tai18E2_2.1, whole genome shotgun sequence, one genomic window encodes:
- the LOC6526973 gene encoding zinc finger protein 586: protein MELALNKPSSCVDCCKDCTLLPCCSASACCDANCDAACGLLPPDPVRYEYQEPEENFISIDDVKIKSFLWQIGQQQREKELEIKRVREQEKREKREKEKREAERRRVEEVIELDEEEAPSPRGLIISAARSLAHWNSSIRRITPDIELIPRQVHTIVAEIELSDSDHDEASEEEEDVNLPSNAVSCVLNEQRQEETQNENPQEQVIIVPSDQEEEEKADNGIKRRSSGSRRLLKRRPGANRRGRHMYECPDCGKKVQSNYNLRRHMMIHTGERPFPCDLCERRFREFSDLKKHRRRHSHDPQFICMICHLGPPLEQDSTRCADCESKNLMVKPQPEELGDKTAEEHSDEMEEDDDEIEEEKKQPQEEAQPSLMVTLIPPIQCPPERVPPHTQPSRPPLPRSCSSANSSSSLSNDGNVSGKSISRTRRSYPCPLCHRPFGTRHNLKRHYMIHTGEKPFSCSKCRKPFRECSTLKKHMVTHVRDRWYKCLRCPSKFRDYLEYSDHKSSHLDQLSSRKSSIYESDDDGDSSVEDCLECCECQQRFTDLDAYTAHLKRHDLELYGMSIDDVVDEEQEDVDVA, encoded by the exons ATGGAGCTGGCTCTGAATAAACCATCGTCCTGCGTGGACTGCTGCAAGGACTGCACTCTGCTGCCCTGCTGTTCTGCCTCCGCCTGCTGCGACGCCAACTGCGACGCCGCCTGCGGATTACTACCCCCCGATCCGGTTAGATATGAGTACCAGGAGCCGGAAGAGAACTTTATATCCATAGATGATGTGAAAATCAAGAGTTTCCTGTGGCAAATCGGCCAGCagcaaagggaaaaggagTTGGAAATTAAGAGAGTAAGGGAACAGGAGAAAAGGGAGAAAAGAGAGAAGGAAAAGCGGGAGGCCGAAAGGCGAAGAGTCGAAGAGGTAATCGAATTGGACGAGGAGGAGGCTCCATCACCCAGGGGTCTCATTATCAGCGCAGCCAGGAGCCTAGCGCATTGGAATTCATCCATTAGAAGGATAACGCCAGATATCGAGCTCATTCCCAGACAGGTGCACACGATTGTCGCAGAAATCGAACTGAGTGATAGTGATCACGATGAAGCTAGCGAGGAAGAAGAAGATGTTAATCTTCCATCAAATGCTGTAAGCTGCGTCCTGAATGAGCAGAGACAGGAGGAAACCCAGAACGAGAATCCCCAGGAACAGGTAATCATCGTGCCCTCCGACCAGGAGGAGGAAGAGAAAGCGGACAATGGCATCAAAAGGAGATCTTCCGGCTCGCGGAGATTACTAAAGAGGCGTCCAGGTGCCAACAGAAGAGGTAGGCATATGTACGAATGTCCTGACTGCGGAAAGAAAGTGCAATCTAACTACAATCTAAGACGTCATATGATGATACATACAG GTGAAAGACCGTTCCCATGTGATCTGTGCGAACGACGTTTTCGGGAATTTAGCGATCTTAAGAAGCATCGTCGAAGGCACTCACATGATCCCCAATTCATTTGCATGATCTGTCACTTGGGACCACCTTTGGAGCAGGACTCCACAAGGTGCGCGGACTGTGAAAGCAAGAATCTTATGGTAAAACCTCAACCGGAGGAGCTGGGCGATAAAACAGCGGAGGAACATTCGGATGAGATGGAAGAGGATGATGACGAAATAGAGGAAGAAAAGAAGCAGCCACAAGAAGAGGCACAACCCAGTTTAATGGTCACTTTAATACCACCTATTCAATGTCCACCGGAAAGGGTTCCTCCACACACGCAGCCCAGTCGTCCGCCACTTCCTCGCAGCTGCAGCAGTGCCAACTCCTCATCTTCCTTGAGCAACGATGGAAATGTATCTGGAAAGTCCATTAGTCGCACACGCAGATCGTATCCTTGTCCTTTATGTCATCGTCCCTTCGGAACTCGTCATAATCTTAAACGCCACTATATGATCCATACTGGAGAAAAGCCCTTTAGCTGCTCAAAATGTAGGAAACCTTTCAGGGAGTGCTCCACGCTCAAAAAACACATGGTCACTCATGTCAGGGATCGATGGTACAAGTGCCTGAGGTGTCCCTCCAAATTCAGGGACTATCTGGAGTACTCTGATCACAAGTCCAGTCATCTGGATCAGCTAAGTAGCCGCAAATCGTCCATTTACGAAAGTGACGATGATGGCGACAGTTCCGTGGAAGACTGTCTAGAATGCTGCGAATGTCAGCAGCGATTCACGGATTTGGATGCTTATACGGCCCATCTTAAACGGCACGACTTGGAATTGTACGGGATGAGTATTGATGATGTGGTggacgaggagcaggaggacGTAGATGTggcataa
- the LOC6526974 gene encoding calcium uptake protein 1 homolog, mitochondrial isoform X1 produces MSVLRFLVTRRALTALTRPRTFNILQNPAQIAFASTLCNQNRICHNAQDLTKSSANLSLMQVRGHKRFGHQEEKVPNVTKYFHMFILSLFLISVMDWGKVKRLLLPKVDADAGQRPSSAAGVNGEDKTSESESEDSDDEEAGSDLHLHESKKIREKVGFRERKIIEYENRIRQFSTPDKVFRYFATIQVPVADDRHEVYMTPTDFLTSMTPGMKQPDGLGLDQYRRYDPKSVGEQLNLHLEKNSIFYKLGSYGLITFSDYIFLLTVLSISRRHFEIAFRMFDLNGDGDVDCEEFEMVATLVRQQTSMGTRHRDHANTGNTFKSLKGVNSALITYFFGPNMDEKLTIEKFLDFQEQLQKEILSLEFERKEPNDEGNITEADFAELLLAYAGYPLKKKQKKLKRVKRRFRDHGKGISKQDYLDFFHFLNNINDVDTALTFYHIAGASIDQQTLQHVAKTVAMVNLSDHVVDVVFTIFDENNDNQLSNKEFISVMKNRVQRGLEKPKDTGFLKMMRSVFKCAKETKPVLLDI; encoded by the exons ATGTCTGTGCTGCGATTCCTGGTGACGCGCCGGGCCTTGACGGCCCTAACGAGACCAAGGACCTTCAATATTCTTCAAAACCCAGCACAAATCGCCTTCGCCTCCACTTTGTGCAACCAAAATAGGATATGTCATAATGCCCAGGATCTGACCAAATCGAGTGCCAATTTAAGTCTGATGCAAGTTAGGGGCCACAAACGCTTTGGCCATCAGGAGGAGAAGGTGCCCAATGTGACGAAGTACTTCCACATGTTCATCCTTAGTTTGTTCCTCATTTCGGTGATGGACTGGGGCAA AGTGAAGCGCCTGTTGCTGCCAAAAGTGGACGCGGATGCTGGACAACGTCCGTCATCAGCGGCTGGCGTTAATGGCGAGGATAAGacatccgaatccgaatcggaaGATAGCGACGATGAGGAGGCAGGATCCGATCTGCACCTGCACGAGAGCAAGAAGATCCGCGAGAAAGTTGGTTTCCGCGAGAGGAAG ATAATTGAGTATGAGAACCGTATCCGGCAGTTCTCCACGCCGGACAAAGTGTTTCGCTACTTTGCCACCATACAGGTGCCCGTGGCGGATGATCGTCATGAAGTCTACATGACTCCGACCGACTTTTTAACAAGCATGACGCCCGGCATGAAGCAACCAGATG gATTGGGTCTGGACCAATATCGTCGATATGATCCTAAG TCTGTTGGAGAGCAGCTCAATTTGCACCTGGAGAAGAACAGCATTTTCTACAAACTGGGCTCTTACGGACTGATCACATTCTCAGACTACATCTTCCTGCTCACGGTTCTCTCAA TTTCCCGACGCCACTTTGAGATTGCCTTTCGCATGTTTGATTTAAACGGGGATGGTGACGTGGACTGTGAGGAATTCGAAATGGTGGCCACCTTGGTGAGGCAGCAAACCAGCATGGGAACCCGACACCGCGATCACGCCAATACAGGCAACACCTTTAAG TCCTTGAAG GGTGTGAACTCGGCCTTAATCACATATTTCTTTGGCCCCAATATGGATGAAAAGCTGACGATTGAGAAGTTCCTGGATTTCCAGGAGCAACTGCAAAAGGAGATTTTGTCACTCGAATTTGAGAGAAAAGAACCCAACGATGAGGGGAATATAACAGAAGCGGATTTCGCAGAACTCCTACTGGCCTATGCTGGATATCCTTTAAAGAAGAAGCAAAAGAAGCTAAAGAGGGTTAAGAGGAGATTTAGGGACCATGGCAAAGGTATCTCCAAACAGGACTATCTGGATTTCTTCCATTTCCTTAACAACATCAACGACGTGGACACTGCCCTGACTTTCTACCATATCGCCGGTGCCTCGATTGATCAACAAACATTGCAGCATGTGGCCAAAACGGTGGCCATGGTCAATCTTTCGGATCATGTGGTGGATGTGGTCTTCACCATCTTCGATGAGAATA ATGACAACCAACTCAGCAACAAGGAGTTTATTTCGGTGATGAAGAATCGCGTGCAGCGTGGATTGGAGAAACCGAAGGACACAGGATTCCTAAAGATGATGCGATCGGTGTTCAAGTGTGCCAAAGAAACCAAGCCTGTCCTGCTGGACATCTAA
- the LOC6526974 gene encoding calcium uptake protein 1 homolog, mitochondrial isoform X3 — protein MSVLRFLVTRRALTALTRPRTFNILQNPAQIAFASTLCNQNRICHNAQDLTKSSANLSLMQVRGHKRFGHQEEKVPNVTKYFHMFILSLFLISVMDWGKVKRLLLPKVDADAGQRPSSAAGVNGEDKTSESESEDSDDEEAGSDLHLHESKKIREKVGFRERKIIEYENRIRQFSTPDKVFRYFATIQVPVADDRHEVYMTPTDFLTSMTPGMKQPDGLGLDQYRRYDPKSVGEQLNLHLEKNSIFYKLGSYGLITFSDYIFLLTVLSISRRHFEIAFRMFDLNGDGDVDCEEFEMVATLVRQQTSMGTRHRDHANTGNTFKGVNSALITYFFGPNMDEKLTIEKFLDFQEQLQKEILSLEFERKEPNDEGNITEADFAELLLAYAGYPLKKKQKKLKRVKRRFRDHGKGISKQDYLDFFHFLNNINDVDTALTFYHIAGASIDQQTLQHVAKTVAMVNLSDHVVDVVFTIFDENNDNQLSNKEFISVMKNRVQRGLEKPKDTGFLKMMRSVFKCAKETKPVLLDI, from the exons ATGTCTGTGCTGCGATTCCTGGTGACGCGCCGGGCCTTGACGGCCCTAACGAGACCAAGGACCTTCAATATTCTTCAAAACCCAGCACAAATCGCCTTCGCCTCCACTTTGTGCAACCAAAATAGGATATGTCATAATGCCCAGGATCTGACCAAATCGAGTGCCAATTTAAGTCTGATGCAAGTTAGGGGCCACAAACGCTTTGGCCATCAGGAGGAGAAGGTGCCCAATGTGACGAAGTACTTCCACATGTTCATCCTTAGTTTGTTCCTCATTTCGGTGATGGACTGGGGCAA AGTGAAGCGCCTGTTGCTGCCAAAAGTGGACGCGGATGCTGGACAACGTCCGTCATCAGCGGCTGGCGTTAATGGCGAGGATAAGacatccgaatccgaatcggaaGATAGCGACGATGAGGAGGCAGGATCCGATCTGCACCTGCACGAGAGCAAGAAGATCCGCGAGAAAGTTGGTTTCCGCGAGAGGAAG ATAATTGAGTATGAGAACCGTATCCGGCAGTTCTCCACGCCGGACAAAGTGTTTCGCTACTTTGCCACCATACAGGTGCCCGTGGCGGATGATCGTCATGAAGTCTACATGACTCCGACCGACTTTTTAACAAGCATGACGCCCGGCATGAAGCAACCAGATG gATTGGGTCTGGACCAATATCGTCGATATGATCCTAAG TCTGTTGGAGAGCAGCTCAATTTGCACCTGGAGAAGAACAGCATTTTCTACAAACTGGGCTCTTACGGACTGATCACATTCTCAGACTACATCTTCCTGCTCACGGTTCTCTCAA TTTCCCGACGCCACTTTGAGATTGCCTTTCGCATGTTTGATTTAAACGGGGATGGTGACGTGGACTGTGAGGAATTCGAAATGGTGGCCACCTTGGTGAGGCAGCAAACCAGCATGGGAACCCGACACCGCGATCACGCCAATACAGGCAACACCTTTAAG GGTGTGAACTCGGCCTTAATCACATATTTCTTTGGCCCCAATATGGATGAAAAGCTGACGATTGAGAAGTTCCTGGATTTCCAGGAGCAACTGCAAAAGGAGATTTTGTCACTCGAATTTGAGAGAAAAGAACCCAACGATGAGGGGAATATAACAGAAGCGGATTTCGCAGAACTCCTACTGGCCTATGCTGGATATCCTTTAAAGAAGAAGCAAAAGAAGCTAAAGAGGGTTAAGAGGAGATTTAGGGACCATGGCAAAGGTATCTCCAAACAGGACTATCTGGATTTCTTCCATTTCCTTAACAACATCAACGACGTGGACACTGCCCTGACTTTCTACCATATCGCCGGTGCCTCGATTGATCAACAAACATTGCAGCATGTGGCCAAAACGGTGGCCATGGTCAATCTTTCGGATCATGTGGTGGATGTGGTCTTCACCATCTTCGATGAGAATA ATGACAACCAACTCAGCAACAAGGAGTTTATTTCGGTGATGAAGAATCGCGTGCAGCGTGGATTGGAGAAACCGAAGGACACAGGATTCCTAAAGATGATGCGATCGGTGTTCAAGTGTGCCAAAGAAACCAAGCCTGTCCTGCTGGACATCTAA
- the LOC6526974 gene encoding calcium uptake protein 1 homolog, mitochondrial isoform X4, whose protein sequence is MSVLRFLVTRRALTALTRPRTFNILQNPAQIAFASTLCNQNRICHNAQDLTKSSANLSLMQVRGHKRFGHQEEKVPNVTKYFHMFILSLFLISVMDWGKVKRLLLPKVDADAGQRPSSAAGVNGEDKTSESESEDSDDEEAGSDLHLHESKKIREKVGFRERKIIEYENRIRQFSTPDKIFRYFATVRLQDATQTIVCMTPEDFLRSIYPGIKQPDGLGLDQYRRYDPKSVGEQLNLHLEKNSIFYKLGSYGLITFSDYIFLLTVLSISRRHFEIAFRMFDLNGDGDVDCEEFEMVATLVRQQTSMGTRHRDHANTGNTFKGVNSALITYFFGPNMDEKLTIEKFLDFQEQLQKEILSLEFERKEPNDEGNITEADFAELLLAYAGYPLKKKQKKLKRVKRRFRDHGKGISKQDYLDFFHFLNNINDVDTALTFYHIAGASIDQQTLQHVAKTVAMVNLSDHVVDVVFTIFDENNDNQLSNKEFISVMKNRVQRGLEKPKDTGFLKMMRSVFKCAKETKPVLLDI, encoded by the exons ATGTCTGTGCTGCGATTCCTGGTGACGCGCCGGGCCTTGACGGCCCTAACGAGACCAAGGACCTTCAATATTCTTCAAAACCCAGCACAAATCGCCTTCGCCTCCACTTTGTGCAACCAAAATAGGATATGTCATAATGCCCAGGATCTGACCAAATCGAGTGCCAATTTAAGTCTGATGCAAGTTAGGGGCCACAAACGCTTTGGCCATCAGGAGGAGAAGGTGCCCAATGTGACGAAGTACTTCCACATGTTCATCCTTAGTTTGTTCCTCATTTCGGTGATGGACTGGGGCAA AGTGAAGCGCCTGTTGCTGCCAAAAGTGGACGCGGATGCTGGACAACGTCCGTCATCAGCGGCTGGCGTTAATGGCGAGGATAAGacatccgaatccgaatcggaaGATAGCGACGATGAGGAGGCAGGATCCGATCTGCACCTGCACGAGAGCAAGAAGATCCGCGAGAAAGTTGGTTTCCGCGAGAGGAAG ATCATTGAGTATGAGAACCGAATCAGGCAGTTCTCCACCCCCGACAAGATTTTTCGTTATTTTGCCACCGTAAGACTGCAGGATGCCACCCAAACGATTGTGTGCATGACTCCCGAGGATTTCCTTCGCTCCATTTATCCGGGAATCAAGCAGCCAGATG gATTGGGTCTGGACCAATATCGTCGATATGATCCTAAG TCTGTTGGAGAGCAGCTCAATTTGCACCTGGAGAAGAACAGCATTTTCTACAAACTGGGCTCTTACGGACTGATCACATTCTCAGACTACATCTTCCTGCTCACGGTTCTCTCAA TTTCCCGACGCCACTTTGAGATTGCCTTTCGCATGTTTGATTTAAACGGGGATGGTGACGTGGACTGTGAGGAATTCGAAATGGTGGCCACCTTGGTGAGGCAGCAAACCAGCATGGGAACCCGACACCGCGATCACGCCAATACAGGCAACACCTTTAAG GGTGTGAACTCGGCCTTAATCACATATTTCTTTGGCCCCAATATGGATGAAAAGCTGACGATTGAGAAGTTCCTGGATTTCCAGGAGCAACTGCAAAAGGAGATTTTGTCACTCGAATTTGAGAGAAAAGAACCCAACGATGAGGGGAATATAACAGAAGCGGATTTCGCAGAACTCCTACTGGCCTATGCTGGATATCCTTTAAAGAAGAAGCAAAAGAAGCTAAAGAGGGTTAAGAGGAGATTTAGGGACCATGGCAAAGGTATCTCCAAACAGGACTATCTGGATTTCTTCCATTTCCTTAACAACATCAACGACGTGGACACTGCCCTGACTTTCTACCATATCGCCGGTGCCTCGATTGATCAACAAACATTGCAGCATGTGGCCAAAACGGTGGCCATGGTCAATCTTTCGGATCATGTGGTGGATGTGGTCTTCACCATCTTCGATGAGAATA ATGACAACCAACTCAGCAACAAGGAGTTTATTTCGGTGATGAAGAATCGCGTGCAGCGTGGATTGGAGAAACCGAAGGACACAGGATTCCTAAAGATGATGCGATCGGTGTTCAAGTGTGCCAAAGAAACCAAGCCTGTCCTGCTGGACATCTAA
- the LOC6526974 gene encoding calcium uptake protein 1 homolog, mitochondrial isoform X2: protein MSVLRFLVTRRALTALTRPRTFNILQNPAQIAFASTLCNQNRICHNAQDLTKSSANLSLMQVRGHKRFGHQEEKVPNVTKYFHMFILSLFLISVMDWGKVKRLLLPKVDADAGQRPSSAAGVNGEDKTSESESEDSDDEEAGSDLHLHESKKIREKVGFRERKIIEYENRIRQFSTPDKIFRYFATVRLQDATQTIVCMTPEDFLRSIYPGIKQPDGLGLDQYRRYDPKSVGEQLNLHLEKNSIFYKLGSYGLITFSDYIFLLTVLSISRRHFEIAFRMFDLNGDGDVDCEEFEMVATLVRQQTSMGTRHRDHANTGNTFKSLKGVNSALITYFFGPNMDEKLTIEKFLDFQEQLQKEILSLEFERKEPNDEGNITEADFAELLLAYAGYPLKKKQKKLKRVKRRFRDHGKGISKQDYLDFFHFLNNINDVDTALTFYHIAGASIDQQTLQHVAKTVAMVNLSDHVVDVVFTIFDENNDNQLSNKEFISVMKNRVQRGLEKPKDTGFLKMMRSVFKCAKETKPVLLDI from the exons ATGTCTGTGCTGCGATTCCTGGTGACGCGCCGGGCCTTGACGGCCCTAACGAGACCAAGGACCTTCAATATTCTTCAAAACCCAGCACAAATCGCCTTCGCCTCCACTTTGTGCAACCAAAATAGGATATGTCATAATGCCCAGGATCTGACCAAATCGAGTGCCAATTTAAGTCTGATGCAAGTTAGGGGCCACAAACGCTTTGGCCATCAGGAGGAGAAGGTGCCCAATGTGACGAAGTACTTCCACATGTTCATCCTTAGTTTGTTCCTCATTTCGGTGATGGACTGGGGCAA AGTGAAGCGCCTGTTGCTGCCAAAAGTGGACGCGGATGCTGGACAACGTCCGTCATCAGCGGCTGGCGTTAATGGCGAGGATAAGacatccgaatccgaatcggaaGATAGCGACGATGAGGAGGCAGGATCCGATCTGCACCTGCACGAGAGCAAGAAGATCCGCGAGAAAGTTGGTTTCCGCGAGAGGAAG ATCATTGAGTATGAGAACCGAATCAGGCAGTTCTCCACCCCCGACAAGATTTTTCGTTATTTTGCCACCGTAAGACTGCAGGATGCCACCCAAACGATTGTGTGCATGACTCCCGAGGATTTCCTTCGCTCCATTTATCCGGGAATCAAGCAGCCAGATG gATTGGGTCTGGACCAATATCGTCGATATGATCCTAAG TCTGTTGGAGAGCAGCTCAATTTGCACCTGGAGAAGAACAGCATTTTCTACAAACTGGGCTCTTACGGACTGATCACATTCTCAGACTACATCTTCCTGCTCACGGTTCTCTCAA TTTCCCGACGCCACTTTGAGATTGCCTTTCGCATGTTTGATTTAAACGGGGATGGTGACGTGGACTGTGAGGAATTCGAAATGGTGGCCACCTTGGTGAGGCAGCAAACCAGCATGGGAACCCGACACCGCGATCACGCCAATACAGGCAACACCTTTAAG TCCTTGAAG GGTGTGAACTCGGCCTTAATCACATATTTCTTTGGCCCCAATATGGATGAAAAGCTGACGATTGAGAAGTTCCTGGATTTCCAGGAGCAACTGCAAAAGGAGATTTTGTCACTCGAATTTGAGAGAAAAGAACCCAACGATGAGGGGAATATAACAGAAGCGGATTTCGCAGAACTCCTACTGGCCTATGCTGGATATCCTTTAAAGAAGAAGCAAAAGAAGCTAAAGAGGGTTAAGAGGAGATTTAGGGACCATGGCAAAGGTATCTCCAAACAGGACTATCTGGATTTCTTCCATTTCCTTAACAACATCAACGACGTGGACACTGCCCTGACTTTCTACCATATCGCCGGTGCCTCGATTGATCAACAAACATTGCAGCATGTGGCCAAAACGGTGGCCATGGTCAATCTTTCGGATCATGTGGTGGATGTGGTCTTCACCATCTTCGATGAGAATA ATGACAACCAACTCAGCAACAAGGAGTTTATTTCGGTGATGAAGAATCGCGTGCAGCGTGGATTGGAGAAACCGAAGGACACAGGATTCCTAAAGATGATGCGATCGGTGTTCAAGTGTGCCAAAGAAACCAAGCCTGTCCTGCTGGACATCTAA